The Xenopus tropicalis strain Nigerian chromosome 7, UCB_Xtro_10.0, whole genome shotgun sequence genome includes a region encoding these proteins:
- the LOC100135136 gene encoding phospholipase A2 inhibitor subunit gamma B — translation MSSTLAPVCILLAFVAAGYCLSCTNCVNKDGTTCSGDAVTCPADQVCAALLSSKITAGKNDIKEFASFCAPKQECDVSGSISFPPSSKKIFASSCCSTDKCTPATPTLPDNKDQPNGVTCPTCISDSSKCIDEGNMQCTGSEDMCFAGKTTETSSPVEVRGCASKSACDIASKSQESIFKHLNITANSPCTSGSTKEVTGETNKATTEATKGTINEVTNKATTKDTKEAINEVTNKATTKDTKEAINEVTNKATTVTTNGAFQHHQEFLLPVAIASALITFMFFRIK, via the exons ATGAGCAGCACCCTGGCACCCGTCTGCATCCTCTTAGCCTTTGTGGCAGCTG GTTATTGTCTGTCTTGCACAAATTGTGTGAATAAGGATGGAACAACCTGCTCTGGCGACGCTGTGACCTGTCCAGCTGATCAAGTCTGCGCAGCTCTGCTCAGTTCCAAAA TTACAGCTGGAAAGAATGACATTAAAGAGTTTGCAAGTTTCTGTGCACCAAAACAAGAATGCGATGTATCTGGGAGTATAAGTTTTCCCCCATCTTCCAAGAAGATATTCGCCTCATCCTGCTGCTCCACGGACAAGTGCACTCCGGCTACACCCACAC TACCAGATAATAAGGACCAACCCAATGGAGTGACTTGTCCAACCTGCATCTCTGATTCTAGCAAATGTATTGATGAAGGAAATATGCAGTGCACTGGGAGTGAAGACATGTGCTTTGCTGGAAAAACAACAG AAACATCCAGCCCTGTAGAGGTCCGTGGATGTGCATCTAAAAGTGCCTGCGATATTGCCAGCAAGAGCCAAGAATCCATCTTTAAACACCTGAATATCACAGCAAACTCTCCGTGCACCAGTGGATCTACCAAAGAAGTCACTGGAGAAACCAACAAAGCAACTACTGAAGCCACCAAAGGAACCATTAATGAAGTAACCAACAAAGCCACTACTAAAGACACCAAAGAAGCCATTAATGAAGTAACCAACAAAGCCACTACTAAAGACACCAAAGAAGCCATTAATGAAGTAACCAACAAAGCCACTACTGTAACCACCAATGGAGCCTTCCAGCATCATCAAGAATTCCTTCTCCCAGTAGCTATTGCTTCTGCACTAattacattcatgttttttagGATAAAATAA